One genomic segment of Aquipluma nitroreducens includes these proteins:
- a CDS encoding putative quinol monooxygenase, with protein sequence MKLINLVFITFMVLLANSCSISQHKKTDTDMKDLMIRISEIEIDFQSLEEYKAILKEEAKASVLLEPGVISIYPMFQKDNPTQVRILEIYANREAYKSHLETPHFLKYKTTTLKMVKSLRLVDMEAIDTDTMREIFSKLIKDKN encoded by the coding sequence ATGAAATTGATTAATTTAGTTTTCATAACTTTTATGGTTTTACTAGCTAATTCTTGCAGTATTTCACAACACAAAAAAACAGATACAGATATGAAAGATTTGATGATTCGCATCTCTGAAATAGAAATTGATTTTCAAAGTCTTGAGGAATATAAAGCAATTCTGAAAGAAGAAGCTAAGGCTTCAGTATTATTAGAACCAGGTGTCATTTCAATTTACCCCATGTTTCAGAAGGATAATCCAACTCAGGTGAGAATCCTGGAAATTTATGCAAATAGAGAAGCCTATAAGTCGCATTTGGAGACACCGCATTTTCTGAAATATAAAACCACTACTCTTAAAATGGTTAAATCGTTACGACTTGTAGACATGGAAGCAATTGACACAGACACTATGCGTGAGATATTTAGTAAATTAATAAAAGATAAAAATTGA
- a CDS encoding GtrA family protein has protein sequence MASLAKHIRLVIISVIDYFYVPFRKFIPLETFRYAATGGFNTVLDITLYFICYNFVVDKQVLDLGIVSISPHIAAFLIVFPITFFTGFLFAKFITFTNSPVQGRTQLIRYMISVSGSIFLNYVFLKVLVEFAGLWPTMAKVITTGIVVIYSYFAQKFFTFKTAGLATS, from the coding sequence ATGGCAAGCTTGGCAAAGCATATTCGTTTAGTAATCATTAGTGTAATTGATTATTTCTACGTCCCCTTCCGAAAGTTCATCCCTTTGGAAACCTTCAGATATGCTGCAACCGGAGGGTTCAATACCGTACTTGATATCACACTTTATTTTATTTGCTACAATTTTGTTGTCGATAAACAAGTCCTTGATTTGGGTATCGTTTCTATTAGTCCGCATATTGCTGCCTTTCTGATTGTATTTCCAATTACATTCTTCACCGGATTTCTTTTTGCCAAGTTCATCACTTTTACCAATTCTCCGGTACAAGGACGAACCCAGTTAATTCGATACATGATTTCTGTCTCAGGTTCCATTTTCCTGAACTACGTTTTCCTGAAAGTTCTGGTCGAATTTGCCGGTCTATGGCCAACAATGGCAAAAGTAATTACAACCGGTATTGTTGTTATTTACAGCTATTTTGCACAGAAATTTTTCACCTTCAAAACGGCAGGACTGGCCACTTCGTAG
- the aroC gene encoding chorismate synthase: MNSFGQIFRLTSFGESHGKAIGGIIDGCPAGLEIDLDFIQNELNRRKPGQSKITTQRDESDQVEFLSGIFEGKTQGTPIAFQIRNKDQHSSDYNDLKDVFRPSHADYTYIQKYGTRDHRGGGRSSARETIARVVAGAVAKLLLKRVGVSIQAYVSRVGEIQLGKPYTELDLSQTESNIVRCPDVETANRMIARIEEAGRNHDTVGGVVTGVIQGVPAGWGEPVFNKLHADMGFAMLGINAVKGFEYGSGFDGTRLSGSEHNDVFIKTETGVRTKTNHSGGIQGGISNGEDIYFNVAFKPIATLLKEQNTVDRAENEVTINPKGRHDPCVLPRAVPIVESMAAIVLADHYLLNRINQL, translated from the coding sequence ATGAATAGCTTTGGACAAATTTTCAGGTTAACTTCTTTTGGCGAATCGCACGGGAAAGCCATTGGAGGAATCATCGACGGCTGCCCTGCCGGTTTGGAAATCGATCTGGATTTTATCCAGAATGAGTTGAACCGACGGAAACCCGGTCAATCAAAGATTACAACTCAACGCGACGAAAGTGATCAGGTTGAATTTTTATCCGGAATATTTGAAGGAAAAACGCAGGGAACACCGATTGCCTTTCAAATACGGAACAAAGATCAGCATTCGTCGGACTACAACGACCTGAAAGATGTTTTCCGCCCATCGCACGCCGATTACACCTACATTCAGAAATACGGAACCCGCGACCATCGTGGAGGCGGTCGGTCATCGGCACGCGAAACCATTGCTCGTGTGGTGGCGGGAGCGGTAGCCAAATTACTTCTGAAAAGAGTTGGTGTTTCCATTCAGGCTTATGTTTCGAGAGTTGGTGAAATTCAACTCGGCAAACCCTATACTGAACTTGATTTAAGCCAGACCGAATCGAACATTGTTCGTTGTCCGGATGTCGAAACTGCCAATCGAATGATTGCCCGGATTGAAGAAGCAGGTCGCAATCACGATACCGTTGGCGGTGTGGTAACCGGCGTTATTCAAGGCGTTCCTGCCGGTTGGGGCGAACCTGTATTTAATAAACTTCATGCCGACATGGGTTTTGCCATGCTTGGAATCAATGCCGTTAAAGGCTTCGAATATGGATCAGGTTTCGACGGAACGCGCTTATCGGGCTCGGAACACAACGATGTTTTCATCAAGACTGAAACCGGTGTGCGGACCAAAACCAATCATTCAGGAGGGATTCAGGGCGGAATTTCGAACGGTGAAGACATTTATTTTAACGTAGCGTTTAAACCGATTGCTACCTTGCTAAAAGAACAAAATACAGTCGATCGTGCCGAAAACGAAGTGACTATCAATCCCAAAGGTCGTCACGATCCTTGCGTGCTGCCGCGAGCAGTTCCGATTGTTGAATCGATGGCCGCCATTGTGTTGGCCGATCATTATTTGCTGAATAGAATCAATCAACTATAA
- a CDS encoding DNA polymerase III subunit alpha — translation MYLNCHSYYSLHYGTLSIAELLDLAIQNNVGTIALTDINTTMGIPEFVKEAELKGIRPIAGCEFRNEDDLLYIGLAKNREGLKELNDWQTEHNLQQKSYPTDAPEFKHVYVIYPFGRKLPNELRENEFTGIKASQLNKLLTSEYLKHPENLAVWQPVTFKNKEGQFLHKTLRAIDYNVLISKLQENQFASQPETIDYNDLVNQFRDYPEIVQNTEKMMEACSISFDFKSVKNKKLFGQSAYDDRLLLQKLALDGMVYRYGKSNQEAKQRIAHELEIIDKLGFSSYFLIAWDIIRYSMSCGFYHVGRGSGANSIVAYCLKITDVDPIKLNLYFERFLNPKRTSPPDFDIDYSWRDREQVQDYIFKRYGRDHTALLGATSTFKDRSIFRELGKVFGLPKEEIDMLVDNPNDERNSNKITRLIKILSEQMVDFPNLRSIHAGGILISEEPLTYYTALDLPPKGFPTTQWDMYMAEDLGFEKLDILSQRGIGHIKEAVDIIYENQGEVVDVHQVERFFQDEQVKLQLRTAETNGCFYIESPAMRGLLTKLHCDNYLSLVAASSIIRPGVAKSGMMKQYIQRFHRPETIQYLHPAMKEQLEETYGVMVYQEDVIKVAHHFAGLDLAEADVLRRAMSGKFRSKVEFQRIVDKYFSNCRERGYSDEIAREVWRQIESFAGYSFSKAHSASYAVESFQSLFLKAHYPLEFMVAVINNFGGFYRTWVYFNEAQRCGAKIELPCVNRSRPETRISGKVIFIGFVHVQNLEQSVISGIVNERQQHGSFSSLSDFIERTAITKEQLVILIRLGALRFTGISKAELLWKAHMLLNKTVPVAKTKALFEAKPREFNLPKLEQSVLGDAWDEIELIGFPVSLTAFDLLQTNFRGEITAKEMMNHLGKTVRMLGRLVTIKYVRTIRNEIMHFGTFTDVQGEFFDTVHFPPSLKNYPFRGDGIYLVLGKVVEEFGFPSLEVEKMAKMPFQANPKA, via the coding sequence ATGTACCTCAATTGTCACTCATACTACTCCCTTCACTACGGAACGCTCAGCATTGCGGAATTGCTCGATTTGGCTATTCAAAACAATGTCGGAACGATTGCCCTAACCGACATCAATACCACCATGGGTATTCCGGAATTCGTGAAAGAAGCGGAGTTGAAAGGCATCAGACCCATTGCCGGATGCGAGTTCCGCAATGAGGATGACTTGCTTTATATTGGTCTGGCCAAAAACCGCGAAGGCCTGAAAGAGTTGAACGACTGGCAAACGGAACACAACCTTCAGCAAAAATCATATCCTACAGATGCTCCTGAATTTAAGCACGTGTATGTGATTTATCCCTTCGGAAGAAAGTTGCCCAACGAACTGCGCGAAAACGAATTTACCGGAATAAAAGCCAGCCAACTGAATAAACTACTAACCTCCGAATACCTCAAACATCCGGAGAATCTGGCTGTTTGGCAGCCGGTTACTTTTAAAAATAAGGAAGGTCAGTTTCTGCACAAAACCCTTCGGGCGATCGATTACAATGTACTGATCAGCAAACTTCAGGAAAACCAGTTTGCCAGCCAACCTGAAACCATCGATTATAACGATTTAGTGAACCAGTTTCGGGACTATCCAGAGATTGTACAAAACACCGAAAAAATGATGGAGGCTTGCAGCATAAGCTTCGATTTTAAATCGGTCAAGAATAAAAAATTGTTTGGACAATCGGCTTATGACGACAGACTTTTGCTCCAAAAACTGGCGCTCGACGGCATGGTTTATCGCTACGGAAAGAGCAATCAAGAAGCAAAACAGCGAATTGCTCACGAACTGGAAATCATCGACAAACTTGGGTTTTCGTCGTATTTCCTGATTGCCTGGGACATCATCCGCTACAGCATGTCGTGCGGATTTTACCACGTCGGGCGAGGAAGCGGAGCCAACAGCATTGTGGCCTATTGCCTGAAAATTACTGATGTTGACCCGATTAAGCTGAACCTTTATTTTGAGCGGTTCCTGAACCCCAAACGCACTTCCCCGCCCGATTTCGACATCGATTATTCGTGGCGCGACCGCGAGCAGGTTCAGGATTACATTTTTAAACGTTACGGACGCGACCACACGGCTTTGTTGGGCGCAACATCCACGTTTAAAGACCGTTCCATTTTCCGCGAACTGGGCAAAGTTTTTGGCCTCCCGAAAGAAGAGATTGACATGCTGGTTGACAACCCGAACGACGAACGGAATTCGAACAAGATCACGCGGCTCATCAAAATCCTTTCCGAACAGATGGTTGATTTCCCCAATCTCCGAAGTATTCATGCCGGTGGCATCCTGATTTCGGAAGAACCCCTCACCTACTACACCGCGCTCGATTTGCCGCCCAAAGGCTTTCCGACCACGCAATGGGACATGTATATGGCCGAAGATCTGGGGTTCGAAAAGCTGGATATTTTGAGTCAGCGGGGCATTGGGCACATCAAAGAGGCGGTGGATATCATCTACGAAAATCAGGGCGAAGTGGTCGATGTGCATCAAGTGGAGCGTTTTTTTCAGGACGAACAGGTTAAACTTCAGTTGAGAACAGCAGAAACCAATGGCTGTTTTTACATTGAAAGCCCTGCCATGCGCGGTTTGCTGACCAAATTACATTGTGATAATTACCTGTCGCTGGTAGCTGCCAGTTCCATTATCCGGCCCGGGGTAGCCAAATCAGGAATGATGAAGCAGTACATTCAGCGGTTTCATCGTCCGGAAACCATCCAATATCTGCATCCGGCGATGAAGGAACAGCTCGAAGAAACCTACGGCGTGATGGTTTACCAGGAAGATGTAATTAAGGTGGCACATCATTTTGCCGGACTCGATCTGGCCGAAGCCGATGTACTGCGCCGCGCCATGAGCGGGAAGTTTCGCTCGAAAGTTGAGTTTCAGCGCATCGTCGACAAGTATTTCAGCAATTGCCGCGAGCGTGGTTATTCCGACGAAATTGCCCGCGAAGTGTGGCGGCAAATCGAGTCGTTTGCTGGGTATTCGTTTTCGAAAGCGCATTCAGCTTCGTATGCCGTCGAAAGTTTCCAGAGTTTATTCCTGAAAGCGCATTATCCGCTCGAATTTATGGTGGCTGTAATCAACAATTTCGGTGGATTTTACCGCACCTGGGTGTATTTTAACGAAGCGCAACGCTGCGGAGCTAAAATCGAATTGCCCTGTGTGAACCGAAGTCGCCCCGAAACCCGGATTTCAGGAAAGGTAATTTTCATTGGTTTTGTGCATGTGCAAAACCTCGAACAGTCGGTCATTTCAGGAATTGTGAACGAACGGCAGCAACATGGAAGCTTCAGTTCGCTATCAGATTTTATTGAGCGAACGGCCATTACCAAAGAGCAATTGGTGATCCTAATTCGGCTGGGCGCATTGCGTTTCACCGGAATATCAAAAGCCGAACTGTTGTGGAAAGCACACATGCTCCTGAATAAAACAGTTCCGGTTGCCAAAACAAAAGCTCTATTCGAAGCAAAGCCACGCGAATTCAACCTTCCGAAGTTGGAGCAATCAGTGTTGGGCGATGCCTGGGACGAAATTGAACTGATTGGGTTTCCGGTTTCGCTAACTGCTTTCGACCTGCTCCAAACCAATTTCAGAGGCGAAATTACGGCCAAAGAAATGATGAATCACCTGGGAAAAACGGTTCGGATGCTGGGCCGTTTGGTCACTATTAAATACGTTCGCACGATCAGGAATGAGATTATGCACTTCGGAACGTTCACCGATGTTCAGGGTGAATTCTTTGATACTGTACATTTCCCGCCATCGCTAAAAAATTATCCGTTCAGGGGCGATGGAATTTACCTGGTTTTAGGCAAAGTGGTTGAAGAATTTGGGTTTCCGAGCCTCGAAGTGGAAAAGATGGCAAAGATGCCGTTTCAGGCAAACCCAAAGGCATGA
- a CDS encoding TonB-dependent receptor plug domain-containing protein — protein MKCKILVLTILLLSLSVSSFALKSGRKYYLTGQVLDVNNKPVSGAMVLIDNKSSDVVTDDKGMYKVRVNADAAQISVLNLSGALMKEEINGRTVINFSLSEAMPPKEVVMQENPDNEVVNIGYGSVQKKDLASSVGNIDGQNKKFASYHSIFDVIKGEVPGVQVAGNSITIRGIGTVNASSDPLILVDGVEVKVESLGAIVPQTVRSISILTGSDASIYGSKAANGVIMITLMGK, from the coding sequence ATGAAATGTAAAATTTTGGTCTTAACAATTCTTCTTCTGTCTTTATCCGTCAGCTCTTTTGCGCTCAAATCAGGTAGGAAGTATTACCTCACGGGACAGGTTCTTGATGTGAACAACAAGCCTGTATCTGGCGCAATGGTGTTAATCGACAACAAAAGCTCTGATGTTGTTACCGACGATAAAGGCATGTATAAGGTTCGGGTAAACGCCGATGCCGCTCAAATATCTGTTCTCAATTTATCAGGAGCCCTGATGAAAGAAGAAATTAATGGACGAACGGTAATCAATTTCTCGCTTAGCGAGGCAATGCCTCCTAAGGAAGTGGTGATGCAGGAGAACCCGGATAATGAAGTTGTAAATATTGGTTATGGTTCGGTGCAAAAGAAAGACCTGGCAAGCAGCGTAGGTAATATCGATGGGCAAAATAAAAAGTTTGCATCGTATCATAGTATTTTTGATGTGATTAAAGGTGAAGTTCCTGGAGTTCAGGTGGCTGGAAATAGTATAACAATCAGAGGTATTGGCACCGTCAATGCTTCAAGTGATCCTTTGATCCTTGTTGACGGCGTTGAGGTAAAGGTCGAATCACTGGGGGCAATCGTTCCACAAACGGTTCGTTCGATTAGTATTCTTACCGGTTCTGATGCTTCTATTTATGGTTCGAAAGCCGCAAATGGAGTGATAATGATAACCCTGATGGGAAAATAA
- a CDS encoding DUF4465 domain-containing protein, producing the protein MKQIYMMALLAAFIVFNATAQTVAKFDDLSLAPETFWNGSDLSGSFKSSGITFYNAYTKSTSGDYWNGFIYSNSTDATTAGYDNQYSAITGKGYEGSANYAVCYPSPSAELELKASAQTTGFYVTNSTYAYLSMKNGDAFAKKFGGESGNDPDYFKLMIEALDTNGKPVDTVYFYLADFRSTDNSKDYILNKWTWVDLSQLKEAKKLRFSLSSSDNSYGFMNTPGYFCMDDFNGEKPYNYQPVTSASFENLNLGTQGFYNGSDGKGGFASGNFRFFTDYTADWDSWSGFAASNKTDVTTPGYINQYSAITGKGVNGTTNYAVGYPYPVSKITFADTIVSGLYVTNSTYAYLSMKNGDGFAKKFGGESGNDPDWLLLTIQGFDSDGKSTGEVSFNLADFAYSNNANDYILNTWKWVDLKKLGRISKLEFSLRSTDNNDFGMKTPGYFCIDNLNREIVTSTSELHQIQANVFPNPFVDKIVISGIIGTAKVSISDISGRKVAEYLNVSNNQTITNLDQLTSGVYILKIEEGKNQFTTKLIKK; encoded by the coding sequence ATGAAACAAATCTACATGATGGCATTGCTTGCCGCTTTTATCGTATTTAATGCAACGGCACAAACAGTTGCCAAGTTTGACGACCTGAGTCTGGCTCCGGAAACATTCTGGAACGGCTCCGATTTATCGGGAAGTTTCAAAAGTTCGGGGATAACTTTCTATAATGCTTATACCAAAAGTACATCCGGCGATTATTGGAATGGTTTTATTTACTCGAATTCGACTGATGCAACAACAGCCGGTTACGACAACCAGTACAGTGCAATTACCGGGAAAGGCTATGAAGGAAGTGCCAACTATGCAGTTTGTTATCCATCACCTTCGGCTGAACTTGAATTAAAAGCTTCAGCTCAAACCACGGGATTCTACGTTACAAACTCAACCTATGCCTATCTCTCGATGAAGAACGGGGATGCGTTTGCCAAGAAATTTGGCGGAGAAAGTGGAAACGATCCCGATTATTTCAAGCTAATGATTGAGGCTTTGGATACTAACGGAAAGCCTGTTGATACAGTTTATTTTTACCTGGCCGACTTCCGTTCAACCGACAATTCGAAAGATTACATCCTGAATAAATGGACATGGGTTGACCTTAGCCAACTGAAAGAAGCAAAAAAGCTTCGTTTCAGCCTCAGTTCGAGCGACAATAGCTACGGATTCATGAATACTCCCGGATATTTTTGCATGGATGATTTTAATGGAGAAAAGCCATACAACTATCAACCTGTTACTTCTGCCAGTTTCGAAAATCTGAATCTGGGTACTCAAGGCTTTTACAATGGCAGCGATGGCAAAGGAGGATTTGCCAGTGGAAATTTCCGTTTCTTTACCGATTATACAGCCGATTGGGATAGCTGGTCGGGATTTGCCGCTTCGAATAAAACCGATGTAACCACACCGGGATACATCAATCAGTACAGTGCGATTACAGGCAAAGGTGTTAACGGAACAACCAATTATGCTGTAGGTTATCCATACCCCGTCTCTAAAATAACCTTTGCTGACACCATTGTTTCTGGCTTATATGTGACCAACAGTACGTACGCGTACCTTTCGATGAAAAACGGAGATGGATTTGCAAAAAAATTTGGTGGAGAGAGCGGGAACGATCCCGATTGGTTACTGTTAACTATTCAGGGATTCGATTCGGATGGCAAATCAACCGGTGAAGTCAGTTTTAATCTGGCCGATTTTGCTTACAGCAATAATGCCAACGATTATATCCTGAATACCTGGAAATGGGTTGACCTCAAAAAACTCGGTCGCATCTCGAAACTTGAATTTTCATTACGTTCGACTGATAACAATGACTTTGGGATGAAAACACCCGGCTATTTTTGCATCGACAACCTGAATCGTGAAATTGTGACATCAACTTCTGAATTGCACCAAATTCAGGCAAACGTTTTCCCCAATCCGTTCGTCGATAAAATTGTAATTTCAGGAATAATCGGAACAGCTAAGGTTTCAATCTCCGACATTTCAGGAAGAAAAGTTGCTGAATACCTTAATGTATCAAACAATCAAACGATTACCAATCTCGATCAATTAACTTCAGGAGTATATATCCTGAAAATTGAAGAAGGCAAGAATCAATTTACGACAAAGCTGATCAAAAAATAG
- a CDS encoding PCMD domain-containing protein encodes MKKFLPYRPVAVVIWFLCFCASDAFSQIDPSAYLDKQGQLNYSSLDFWYARKVKESILLSGKTIDLYGVGVVSPQSDFYDTKLKDPKSPWATSNVYSKMVLDVGNTRVYPEKRGDGSCCRLETAIRKDNIAGLKVEVLIAGTLFVGELNEPVRGLKDPLKNVNQGIAFSKKPKAVKFDYKYRVGNQRVKAVYSIDPVEGPDKAEFCVILQKRWEDQNGNVFATRIGGARRFFTGTVSQWVNGATFPVTYGDCTRLPEYDAKTMGLIPGAGEVYVRNSKNKMVPLVETGWGNPEDVPTHLIFYFTSSYQGILYQGSPESVFWVDNIEFVY; translated from the coding sequence ATGAAAAAATTCTTACCATACCGCCCAGTAGCAGTAGTTATTTGGTTTCTGTGTTTTTGCGCATCGGATGCTTTTTCCCAAATTGATCCTTCAGCATACCTCGACAAACAAGGGCAGCTCAATTATTCGTCGCTCGATTTTTGGTATGCGCGTAAAGTGAAGGAATCCATTTTGTTGAGTGGTAAAACCATCGATTTATATGGGGTGGGAGTGGTGAGTCCCCAATCTGATTTTTACGACACCAAGTTGAAAGATCCGAAATCGCCCTGGGCAACCTCAAACGTTTATTCGAAAATGGTTCTTGATGTGGGAAACACGAGAGTTTATCCTGAAAAAAGAGGCGATGGTTCTTGTTGCCGGTTGGAAACAGCGATACGAAAGGACAACATTGCCGGGCTTAAAGTTGAAGTTTTGATTGCCGGAACTTTATTCGTTGGGGAATTGAACGAGCCGGTTCGGGGTTTAAAAGATCCGCTGAAAAATGTCAATCAGGGAATAGCATTTAGTAAAAAGCCCAAAGCGGTAAAATTCGACTATAAATATCGTGTTGGAAATCAGCGGGTAAAAGCCGTTTATAGCATCGATCCGGTTGAAGGGCCTGACAAGGCTGAGTTTTGTGTCATTCTTCAGAAACGATGGGAGGATCAGAATGGGAACGTGTTTGCTACCCGCATTGGAGGCGCCCGTCGGTTTTTTACCGGAACGGTCAGTCAATGGGTCAATGGTGCCACATTTCCGGTAACTTATGGCGATTGTACCCGTTTGCCTGAATACGATGCTAAAACGATGGGCTTAATTCCTGGAGCTGGAGAGGTTTATGTCAGGAATTCGAAAAATAAAATGGTGCCACTGGTCGAAACCGGCTGGGGAAACCCCGAAGATGTTCCTACACACCTGATTTTTTATTTTACATCGAGCTACCAGGGAATCCTGTACCAGGGCTCTCCCGAATCGGTTTTTTGGGTCGACAACATTGAGTTTGTTTACTGA
- a CDS encoding FKBP-type peptidyl-prolyl cis-trans isomerase, with translation MKIGKNKMVSLTYDLHYDDAEGELIEQATSEKPLSFVFGAGLMLPKFESSLEGFEVGNPFEISLQDVDAYGELDENAIVDLPKHLFFIDGEFDEEIVSVGATVPMMSTSGQRLNGLVLEITDDIVKMDFNHPLAGENLFFKGQITEVREATDDELAALVSGGGCGCGSGGCGSGDCGCDDEEGCAEGACSTEGKQGGCGCGC, from the coding sequence ATGAAAATAGGAAAAAACAAAATGGTTTCCCTGACATACGATTTACATTACGATGATGCAGAGGGGGAATTGATTGAGCAGGCAACAAGCGAGAAACCATTGAGTTTTGTGTTTGGCGCAGGATTGATGCTTCCAAAATTTGAATCATCTTTGGAAGGTTTCGAAGTAGGAAATCCATTCGAAATTAGCTTGCAGGATGTTGACGCTTACGGCGAATTGGATGAAAATGCAATTGTTGATCTTCCAAAACACCTTTTCTTTATCGATGGTGAGTTTGATGAAGAAATCGTCTCAGTTGGAGCTACTGTTCCGATGATGAGCACAAGCGGTCAACGCTTGAATGGTTTGGTTTTGGAAATTACCGACGATATTGTAAAAATGGATTTTAATCATCCATTGGCTGGCGAAAACCTTTTCTTTAAAGGTCAGATCACTGAAGTAAGAGAAGCTACTGATGACGAACTTGCTGCTTTAGTTAGCGGTGGTGGTTGTGGTTGCGGAAGCGGCGGTTGCGGAAGTGGTGATTGTGGTTGCGACGACGAAGAAGGTTGTGCTGAAGGCGCATGCAGCACCGAAGGCAAACAAGGTGGTTGCGGATGCGGCTGCTAA
- a CDS encoding L-fucose isomerase codes for MTQNSRLIGRLPKVGIRPVIDGREMGVRESLEVQTMNMAKAAAKFIEENLRFPSGEKVECVIADTTIGGVADAAYCADKFEKEGVGVSLTVTPCWCYGTEVMDTHPSMPKAVWGFNGTERPGAVYLAAALAGYSQKGLPAFGIYGRDVQDAGDTSIPADVQEKLLRFTKAALATAQMKGKSYLSIGYSSMGIAGSMVDPDFFQEYLGIRTEFVESVELIRRIEKGIFDQEEYAKAMAWTKANCKEGADLNSAELQSDRKRKDWEWEVVVKMTLIARDLMVGNPKLKAMGFGEESKGRNAILGGFQGQRQWTDYYPNADFTEAILNSSFDWNGIREAFVFATENDSLNGVSMLFGHLLTNTAQIFSDVRTFWSPDSVKRVTGKALTGKASGGIIHLINSGSTTLDATARQKDAKGNPVMKAFWDITAKDVDACLENTQWPPANKGYFRGGGYSSLFKTAGEMPVTMSRLNLVKGIGPVLQIAEGWTVELPDEIHTVLDKRTDPTWPTTWFVPRLADNDAFKDVYSVMANWGANHGAISYGHIGADLITLASILRIPVNMHNVSSDQIFRPSAWSAFGTDKEGADYRACATYGPLYK; via the coding sequence ATGACTCAAAACAGCAGATTGATAGGCCGTTTGCCTAAAGTTGGCATCCGCCCTGTGATTGACGGAAGAGAAATGGGCGTGCGCGAATCGCTCGAAGTGCAGACCATGAACATGGCCAAAGCTGCCGCAAAATTTATTGAAGAAAACCTGCGTTTCCCAAGTGGCGAAAAAGTGGAATGCGTAATTGCCGACACCACCATTGGCGGTGTTGCCGATGCCGCTTATTGTGCCGATAAATTCGAAAAAGAAGGCGTTGGCGTATCGCTGACTGTTACGCCATGCTGGTGTTACGGAACCGAAGTGATGGACACCCACCCTTCGATGCCCAAAGCAGTATGGGGGTTCAACGGCACCGAACGTCCGGGCGCTGTTTATTTAGCAGCCGCATTGGCCGGATATTCGCAAAAAGGACTTCCGGCATTCGGAATTTATGGCCGCGATGTTCAGGATGCAGGCGACACCAGCATTCCTGCCGATGTTCAGGAAAAATTGTTACGCTTCACCAAAGCGGCTCTGGCTACTGCTCAAATGAAAGGAAAATCGTATTTATCAATCGGTTACTCTTCCATGGGTATTGCCGGTTCGATGGTCGATCCCGATTTCTTTCAGGAATATCTTGGAATCAGAACTGAATTTGTTGAATCGGTTGAGCTAATTCGCCGGATTGAAAAAGGCATTTTTGATCAGGAAGAATATGCAAAGGCAATGGCATGGACTAAAGCCAACTGTAAAGAAGGAGCCGATTTAAACTCTGCCGAACTTCAGTCGGATCGCAAACGGAAAGACTGGGAGTGGGAAGTTGTGGTGAAAATGACTTTAATTGCCCGCGACCTGATGGTTGGAAATCCAAAATTAAAGGCAATGGGTTTTGGCGAAGAATCGAAAGGCCGGAATGCCATTTTGGGAGGTTTCCAGGGACAACGCCAATGGACCGATTATTACCCGAATGCTGACTTTACTGAAGCTATCCTGAATTCGTCGTTCGACTGGAATGGAATTCGCGAAGCCTTTGTGTTTGCAACTGAAAACGATAGCCTAAATGGAGTTTCCATGTTGTTTGGCCATTTACTGACCAACACCGCCCAGATTTTCTCGGATGTGCGCACATTCTGGAGTCCTGATTCAGTGAAAAGGGTAACCGGTAAGGCGCTAACCGGAAAAGCAAGTGGTGGTATCATCCACCTAATCAATTCAGGATCGACAACACTGGATGCAACTGCCCGGCAAAAAGATGCCAAAGGAAATCCGGTGATGAAAGCATTCTGGGACATTACCGCTAAAGATGTGGATGCTTGCCTCGAAAATACGCAATGGCCACCGGCAAACAAAGGTTATTTCAGAGGTGGAGGTTATTCATCGCTGTTTAAAACAGCCGGCGAAATGCCGGTTACCATGTCGCGGTTAAATCTGGTAAAAGGGATTGGTCCTGTTTTACAAATTGCTGAAGGATGGACTGTTGAACTACCCGATGAGATTCACACTGTTTTAGACAAACGTACCGATCCAACCTGGCCAACTACCTGGTTCGTTCCTCGTTTGGCTGATAACGATGCCTTCAAAGATGTGTACAGCGTAATGGCTAACTGGGGCGCTAACCATGGTGCAATTTCGTACGGACACATCGGCGCCGACCTCATTACTTTGGCTTCGATTCTTCGCATTCCGGTAAATATGCACAATGTTAGCAGCGACCAGATTTTCAGGCCAAGTGCCTGGTCGGCTTTCGGAACCGACAAAGAAGGTGCTGATTACCGTGCCTGTGCCACCTATGGCCCTTTGTATAAGTAA